One part of the Dyadobacter sp. 676 genome encodes these proteins:
- a CDS encoding NAD-dependent epimerase/dehydratase family protein: protein MRILITGGAGFVGSSLAIALKTNYPDYQVYTLDNLKRRGSELNIPRLKKAGVEFVHGDIRNKEDFDSIPAVDTVIEASAEPSVLAGLDGTPDYLINTNLVGTVNCLNYALKHKAGFIFLSTSRVYPIKTIEELNFVEETTRFALSDEQTVPGVSSKGIAEDFPLNGARSLYGTTKLASELIIQEYNEFYNLKTVINRCGVITGPWQMGKVDQGVMVLWIAKHYFGQQLGYFGYGGTGKQIRDMLHVADLYNLIDWQLHNLDKVNGEILNAGGGLQSSASLQELTRICQEVTGKTIPIKVVPENRTADIRLYVTDNSKVTALTGWEPKIGIHQIVEEITAWLAENEADLAPILK, encoded by the coding sequence ATGAGAATCCTGATCACTGGTGGAGCCGGTTTTGTCGGCTCTTCGCTGGCCATAGCCCTGAAAACAAACTATCCCGACTACCAGGTTTACACACTGGACAACCTGAAAAGGCGCGGTTCGGAGCTAAATATCCCCCGTCTGAAAAAAGCAGGTGTGGAGTTTGTGCATGGCGATATCCGTAATAAGGAAGACTTTGACTCGATTCCGGCCGTCGATACGGTAATCGAAGCCTCTGCGGAACCATCGGTATTGGCCGGCCTGGACGGTACGCCCGACTATCTGATCAATACCAACCTGGTGGGGACCGTGAACTGCCTCAATTATGCACTGAAACATAAAGCCGGGTTCATATTCCTTTCCACGAGCCGCGTGTACCCGATCAAAACGATCGAGGAGTTGAATTTCGTGGAAGAAACAACCCGCTTCGCGTTGTCGGACGAGCAGACGGTACCGGGGGTCTCATCCAAAGGCATCGCCGAGGATTTCCCGCTGAACGGCGCGCGTTCGCTTTACGGAACTACGAAACTGGCTTCGGAGCTGATCATCCAGGAATACAACGAGTTTTACAACCTCAAGACGGTTATCAACCGTTGCGGCGTGATCACTGGCCCGTGGCAAATGGGCAAGGTAGATCAGGGCGTAATGGTGCTTTGGATCGCCAAGCATTATTTCGGACAGCAACTCGGTTATTTCGGATACGGCGGCACCGGCAAGCAGATCCGCGACATGCTGCACGTAGCCGATCTTTATAACCTGATCGACTGGCAACTGCACAACCTCGACAAGGTAAACGGCGAAATCCTGAATGCCGGCGGCGGCCTCCAAAGCAGCGCATCATTGCAGGAATTGACCAGAATCTGCCAGGAGGTAACCGGTAAGACCATCCCGATTAAAGTCGTTCCCGAAAACCGGACTGCCGACATTCGCCTTTATGTAACCGACAACAGCAAAGTCACCGCATTGACGGGTTGGGAGCCTAAAATAGGAATCCACCAGATCGTCGAAGAAATCACCGCCTGGCTGGCTGAAAACGAAGCCGACCTTGCCCCGATTTTGAAATAG
- a CDS encoding chorismate mutase: MNASLDILPLSSWINTEGKPLVIAGPCSAETEEQMLETATQIKEEGFAHVVRAGVWKPRTRPGSFEGMGEAALPWLQAVKQQTGLPVAVEVATPQHIELALKHGVDILWVGARTTVNPFNVQELADALKGIDVPVLVKNPVNPDLQLWVGALERLNQAGVKKIGAIHRGFSNAQEHKYRNSPMWNIAIELKTIFPQLPVIGDPSHMAGKRAYLYEIAQRALDLHYDGLIIESHRDPDKAWSDAAQQLTPAALGQMLHDLHVRKESYGSDYQSQLEIIRGKIDNLDRELLETLANRMALVEKLAEYKRDNNVAAYQVDRFREVLETRAGWGRSLNLYPNLVDELFKLVHMESIRKQTEVMNQVNA, encoded by the coding sequence ATGAATGCTTCTTTAGATATCCTTCCGCTTAGCAGTTGGATCAATACCGAAGGAAAGCCTTTGGTAATCGCCGGGCCTTGCAGCGCAGAGACCGAGGAACAAATGTTAGAAACCGCAACCCAGATCAAAGAGGAAGGATTTGCGCACGTGGTACGTGCAGGGGTGTGGAAACCGAGAACTCGTCCAGGCAGCTTTGAAGGCATGGGAGAGGCAGCTTTGCCATGGTTGCAAGCGGTGAAACAGCAAACAGGCCTGCCTGTGGCTGTGGAAGTGGCTACGCCTCAGCATATCGAACTGGCATTGAAACACGGCGTTGATATTCTTTGGGTAGGAGCACGTACAACCGTGAACCCGTTCAACGTACAGGAACTTGCAGATGCCCTGAAAGGAATTGATGTACCTGTATTGGTTAAAAACCCTGTAAACCCCGACCTGCAATTGTGGGTAGGGGCCCTGGAACGTCTGAATCAGGCCGGCGTGAAAAAAATCGGTGCGATCCACCGCGGTTTTTCGAACGCACAGGAGCACAAATACCGCAACTCGCCGATGTGGAACATCGCGATCGAGTTGAAAACGATTTTCCCGCAATTGCCGGTAATCGGCGATCCTAGCCACATGGCCGGAAAGCGTGCTTACCTGTACGAAATCGCTCAGCGCGCGCTCGACCTGCATTATGATGGTCTGATCATCGAATCGCACCGCGATCCGGACAAAGCATGGTCCGACGCTGCGCAACAGCTGACACCTGCCGCACTGGGCCAAATGCTGCACGACCTGCACGTACGCAAAGAATCGTACGGCAGCGATTACCAGTCTCAACTGGAAATTATCCGTGGAAAAATCGATAACCTCGACCGCGAATTACTCGAAACGCTGGCAAACCGCATGGCCCTGGTTGAGAAACTGGCCGAATACAAACGCGATAACAACGTAGCCGCTTACCAGGTCGACCGTTTCCGTGAAGTACTTGAAACCCGCGCCGGATGGGGCCGCAGCCTGAATCTGTATCCAAATCTGGTGGACGAGCTGTTTAAACTCGTTCACATGGAATCGATCCGCAAGCAAACCGAGGTGATGAACCAGGTGAATGCATAA
- a CDS encoding GDSL-type esterase/lipase family protein has product MKRRRLLIFSLALNAVLIATFLVFGYIYRDKIAQRFVQMKGNPTIVMYGNSITAQGKWVELLGRTDVMNNGLPGQTTYHFLQLLQSHVIDLHPKVCFIKGGINDITVGVAQERIQANFKTMLEMLMRNGITPVVTLTVYEQHDPSSKKEVDALNAFLISFCNQNNITYIDLNRYISDSTGLRAEYAVDKTHLNTKAYEIWAKEISRVLKEKGI; this is encoded by the coding sequence ATGAAACGACGAAGGTTGCTGATCTTTTCACTTGCATTGAATGCGGTCCTGATCGCGACCTTTCTGGTATTCGGCTATATTTACCGGGATAAAATCGCCCAGCGCTTCGTGCAAATGAAAGGTAACCCGACGATCGTCATGTACGGTAACTCCATTACCGCCCAGGGGAAATGGGTGGAATTGCTCGGGAGGACCGATGTGATGAACAACGGACTACCCGGCCAGACAACCTATCATTTTCTTCAACTACTCCAATCGCATGTCATCGACCTGCATCCAAAAGTCTGCTTTATCAAGGGTGGTATCAACGACATTACCGTCGGAGTGGCGCAGGAGCGCATTCAGGCTAATTTTAAAACTATGCTCGAAATGCTGATGCGAAACGGCATTACGCCGGTGGTGACGCTGACGGTCTACGAGCAGCACGACCCTTCAAGCAAAAAGGAGGTCGATGCATTGAACGCATTCCTGATTTCTTTTTGTAACCAAAACAACATTACCTATATCGATTTGAACCGCTATATCTCCGATTCCACCGGCTTGCGTGCCGAATATGCGGTCGATAAAACGCATTTGAATACAAAAGCCTACGAAATCTGGGCGAAGGAAATCAGCAGGGTTTTAAAAGAGAAGGGTATTTGA
- a CDS encoding hydroxymethylglutaryl-CoA lyase yields the protein MKLIECPRDAWQGFHPFIPSEIKLEYLNQLIRVGFETIDFGSFVSPKAMPQMQDTAWITERLELTGSNTSLLAIVANERGATDACAFEQIGQLGYPFSISETFQMRNTQATVEESFERVKRIADLCQKHRKELVIYISMGFGNPYGDPWAPEIVMEWVEKLSKLGTSTFSLADTVGVAQPSDIGWLFTALIPHYPELEFGAHFHTRPDDWRPKIQAAYDAGCRRFDGALLGYGGCPMAQDDLVGNMPTERLVDFAREQRELLCIDTGELQKARIMFQQIVG from the coding sequence ATGAAGCTCATCGAATGCCCCCGCGACGCCTGGCAAGGCTTTCACCCCTTCATCCCGTCGGAGATCAAGCTGGAATACCTCAACCAGCTTATCCGGGTCGGTTTCGAGACGATCGACTTCGGCAGCTTTGTGTCACCCAAGGCCATGCCGCAAATGCAGGATACAGCCTGGATTACCGAACGGCTCGAATTGACCGGCAGCAACACCAGCCTGCTTGCAATTGTCGCCAACGAGCGCGGCGCGACCGACGCCTGTGCGTTTGAGCAGATCGGTCAGCTCGGTTATCCGTTCTCCATTTCGGAAACGTTTCAAATGCGGAACACGCAGGCAACCGTAGAGGAATCCTTCGAGCGGGTAAAGCGCATCGCCGATTTATGCCAAAAACACAGGAAGGAGCTGGTAATCTATATTTCAATGGGATTTGGCAATCCGTATGGCGACCCCTGGGCGCCGGAGATTGTGATGGAATGGGTGGAAAAACTCTCGAAACTAGGCACGAGCACCTTTTCGCTCGCCGATACTGTCGGTGTGGCGCAGCCGAGCGACATAGGATGGCTTTTCACGGCATTGATCCCCCATTATCCGGAACTGGAATTCGGTGCGCATTTTCACACACGGCCCGACGACTGGCGGCCGAAAATACAGGCTGCTTACGACGCCGGCTGCCGCCGTTTCGATGGCGCATTGCTGGGCTACGGTGGCTGCCCGATGGCGCAGGACGATCTGGTGGGAAATATGCCTACCGAACGACTGGTGGACTTCGCGAGGGAACAAAGAGAATTACTCTGTATCGATACCGGTGAATTGCAAAAGGCACGGATAATGTTCCAGCAAATCGTCGGGTAA
- a CDS encoding proline dehydrogenase family protein, whose translation MAYPSPNDQIPVFFEDTSVAFASKSDAKLRKTYWLFSLMNQARVVNLGTFFIKLALKLNLPIKNLIRVTIFEQFCGGETINDCDATIASLRQSGIGTILDYSVEGEDKEASFDATTAEILKTIDKAAGSDTIPFSVFKVTGVASSDLLEKVQRKDELSEAESAAYERARERVQRLCAHAHERNVRIFIDAEESWIQGVIDDLAYEMMQQFNRERPIVYNTYQLYRHETLEALKNAFLTARQKGYYLGSKLVRGAYMEKERLRAREQEYFNPIHTSKEATDTDYNLAIDFCLDRLEHISICLGTHNEYSSQYCALKMQKLGIPRNDDRIWFAQLLGMSDNISYNLAKAGYNVAKYVPYGPIDAVLPYLIRRAEENTSIAGQSSREFLLVKSELKRRGIGSL comes from the coding sequence ATGGCATATCCGTCACCAAACGACCAAATACCTGTATTTTTTGAAGATACTTCCGTTGCCTTCGCATCCAAATCAGACGCCAAACTCAGGAAGACATACTGGCTATTCAGCCTTATGAATCAGGCTCGAGTCGTAAATTTAGGCACTTTTTTTATAAAGCTCGCGCTAAAACTCAACTTACCTATAAAAAATCTCATTCGGGTCACGATTTTTGAACAATTCTGTGGCGGTGAGACGATTAACGACTGCGACGCTACCATTGCATCCCTACGCCAGTCGGGCATTGGAACGATTCTGGATTATTCCGTTGAAGGAGAAGATAAAGAAGCCAGTTTCGACGCCACCACGGCCGAAATCCTCAAGACGATCGACAAGGCGGCGGGCTCGGATACCATTCCTTTTTCCGTATTTAAAGTGACCGGCGTAGCTTCTTCCGACCTGCTGGAAAAAGTTCAGCGGAAGGACGAGCTCTCGGAAGCGGAATCGGCCGCATACGAGCGCGCACGGGAGCGCGTGCAACGCCTGTGCGCACACGCGCACGAACGGAACGTCCGCATTTTCATCGACGCCGAAGAAAGCTGGATCCAGGGTGTGATCGACGACCTCGCGTATGAAATGATGCAGCAGTTCAACCGCGAGCGGCCGATCGTTTACAATACCTACCAGCTCTACCGCCACGAAACGCTCGAAGCATTGAAAAACGCTTTCCTGACTGCCCGGCAGAAAGGCTACTACCTCGGCAGCAAGCTCGTGCGCGGGGCTTATATGGAAAAGGAAAGATTGCGCGCCCGCGAGCAGGAGTACTTCAACCCCATCCACACTTCCAAAGAAGCAACCGATACAGACTATAATCTCGCCATCGACTTCTGCCTGGACCGCCTCGAACACATTTCGATTTGTCTTGGAACACACAACGAATACAGCTCCCAATATTGCGCTCTCAAAATGCAAAAGCTCGGCATTCCCCGCAACGACGACCGTATCTGGTTCGCGCAGTTGCTCGGTATGAGCGATAACATTTCCTATAATCTCGCGAAGGCAGGCTATAATGTGGCCAAATATGTCCCATATGGCCCTATCGATGCGGTATTGCCCTATCTCATCCGCAGGGCCGAAGAAAACACTTCCATTGCCGGCCAGAGCAGCCGCGAGTTTTTGCTCGTTAAAAGTGAATTGAAGAGAAGAGGAATCGGTTCTTTATAA
- a CDS encoding thymidine kinase, whose protein sequence is MFVEPSHRREFQNPRTGWIEVICGCMFSGKTEELIRRLNRAKIARQRIQIFKPALDKRYHEENIVSHNDNSIPSIPVQTPRQISDLAQNYEVIGIDEAQFFDEGIVAVCDELANTGKRVIIAGLDMDYMGKPFGCVPQLTAIAEYVTKVHAVCMVCGEVASHSYRLSPSNERVLLGEADLYEARCRRCFNLGERAHDLFSK, encoded by the coding sequence ATGTTTGTAGAACCATCCCACAGAAGAGAATTTCAAAATCCCCGTACCGGCTGGATCGAGGTCATTTGCGGCTGCATGTTTTCCGGCAAAACCGAAGAACTGATCCGCAGGCTCAACCGCGCCAAAATTGCCCGGCAAAGAATACAGATTTTCAAACCTGCGCTTGATAAACGATACCACGAAGAGAACATTGTTTCCCACAACGACAATTCAATTCCCTCGATACCCGTACAAACACCCCGGCAAATATCAGACCTCGCTCAAAACTATGAAGTAATAGGCATCGACGAAGCCCAGTTTTTCGACGAAGGAATCGTGGCCGTATGCGACGAACTGGCCAATACCGGCAAACGCGTGATCATCGCCGGGCTCGATATGGACTATATGGGCAAGCCCTTCGGCTGTGTGCCGCAACTGACCGCGATTGCCGAATATGTCACCAAAGTGCACGCCGTATGCATGGTTTGTGGGGAAGTTGCTTCGCACTCCTACCGCCTTTCGCCATCGAATGAGCGCGTGCTGCTCGGCGAAGCGGATCTGTACGAAGCCCGTTGCCGCAGATGTTTCAACCTCGGCGAGAGAGCCCACGATTTATTTTCGAAATGA
- a CDS encoding TonB-dependent receptor — MKILLPLTLFICGFFVTPFVHGQSVPEKKITMKLDSARFDQFVKQVEEQTGYYFYYDAAKFDSLTLDLNVNNLSLREVLDQVFRGSEFEYAIDGQKRIFITQGQKIITQLVPGLFNPERAGETDSIAYAGPDSDVKEKLLSTAESKVHEIGIRKHRITPGNSTITGYVRNAVTGEPVIGAAVFITSPSIGVTTDALGQYALTIPRGKHVVRIKSTGMRETQRQVVLYSDGKLDIEMRESVIALKEVSVKAGMDKNVVGTQMGTVKLTIKNLKQVPTVFGETDLLRTILTLPGIKSVGENSTGLNVRGGSVDQNLIQYNDAVIYNPSHLFGFFSAFNPDVLKDVELYKSTIPSRFGGRLASVLDINSRDGNKKKFVASGGIGLVTGRVTLEGPLVKDKASFLLGGRSTYSNWVIRALDNENYNRSSASFYDVNLHLNYEINEKNSLSLTGYVSDDRFRLYGDTLYAYQNRLGSVKWKHTFNSRLYGAFTASHSKYQYAMEAEGLPLNSFDLKFDINQSNFKADFSYVLHPKHTLEFGLSTIYYKLHPGTFKPRGGESLIMPDELEPEQATESALYLEDKWEVSPRLSISGGLRWSFFQYLGPKTVNTYLPGFPIDHIYQEGVQEYKSGKKIKSYGGPEYRASVRYSLFDNLSIKASYNTLRQYIHLLTNTMTVSPTDIWKLSDPYIKPQIGDQLSLGLYRNFRGNKIEVSLEGYYKNIRNFLDYKGGDSLIMNHNIEAAVINTKAKAYGVEFMIKKMTGKLNGWVGYTYARTLLRAVDRDSPDAPNDGNFYPSNYDKPHDFTLISNYRFSHRFSVSFNFTYSTGRPYTPPIGKYVIDGSQRVYYADRNQFRIPDYYRTDVAMNIEGNHRIKKLAHSSWTLAVYNLFGRKNPTSVYFQTVGGRVNGYQLSIFGQPIPTVTYNFRF, encoded by the coding sequence ATGAAAATACTTTTACCTTTAACCCTATTTATTTGCGGCTTCTTTGTTACTCCGTTTGTGCACGGCCAGAGCGTGCCGGAGAAAAAGATCACGATGAAGCTGGATTCGGCACGATTCGACCAGTTTGTGAAGCAGGTGGAGGAGCAAACCGGCTACTATTTCTATTATGACGCTGCGAAGTTCGATAGCCTTACACTCGACCTCAATGTGAACAACCTCTCGCTGCGCGAAGTGCTCGACCAGGTTTTCCGCGGTTCCGAATTCGAATATGCCATCGACGGGCAAAAGCGTATCTTCATTACCCAAGGGCAGAAAATCATTACTCAGCTCGTTCCAGGGCTTTTTAACCCGGAACGCGCGGGCGAAACCGATTCCATCGCCTATGCCGGCCCCGATAGCGACGTCAAGGAAAAGCTGCTATCGACTGCCGAAAGCAAGGTGCATGAAATTGGAATACGGAAACACAGGATAACACCCGGCAATTCGACGATTACAGGCTACGTCAGAAACGCCGTCACTGGTGAGCCGGTGATCGGCGCGGCGGTATTCATTACCTCGCCGTCCATCGGGGTCACCACGGATGCGCTCGGGCAATACGCGCTCACGATCCCGCGCGGGAAGCATGTAGTGCGTATCAAAAGCACGGGCATGCGCGAAACACAGCGGCAGGTTGTACTTTATTCCGACGGCAAGCTGGATATCGAAATGCGCGAAAGCGTGATTGCCCTGAAAGAAGTATCCGTTAAGGCGGGTATGGACAAGAACGTGGTAGGTACGCAAATGGGGACGGTGAAGCTGACCATCAAAAACCTGAAACAGGTCCCAACCGTATTTGGCGAGACCGACCTCTTACGCACCATACTTACCCTGCCGGGAATCAAATCGGTGGGTGAAAACAGCACGGGGCTCAATGTGCGCGGCGGCTCGGTGGACCAAAACCTCATACAATATAACGATGCGGTGATTTACAATCCGTCACACCTTTTCGGTTTCTTTTCGGCATTCAACCCCGACGTGTTGAAGGATGTGGAACTCTACAAAAGCACGATTCCGTCCCGTTTCGGAGGGCGTTTGGCCTCGGTACTCGACATTAACAGCCGGGATGGTAATAAGAAGAAGTTCGTTGCTTCGGGCGGTATCGGGCTGGTAACGGGAAGGGTTACACTGGAAGGGCCGCTGGTGAAAGACAAAGCGTCGTTCCTGCTAGGCGGGCGTTCGACCTATTCAAACTGGGTGATCAGGGCTTTGGATAACGAGAATTACAACAGGAGCTCCGCATCGTTTTATGACGTCAACCTGCATTTGAACTATGAAATCAATGAAAAGAACAGCCTCTCGCTGACCGGTTACGTCAGCGACGACCGGTTCAGGTTGTATGGCGATACATTATATGCGTATCAGAACCGGCTGGGTTCCGTTAAATGGAAACATACTTTCAATTCGCGGTTGTACGGCGCATTCACCGCCTCGCATAGCAAGTACCAGTACGCGATGGAAGCGGAAGGTCTTCCGCTCAATTCGTTCGATCTGAAATTTGATATTAACCAATCCAACTTCAAGGCCGATTTCAGCTACGTTCTGCATCCGAAGCACACGCTGGAATTTGGTTTGAGTACCATCTACTATAAGCTTCACCCGGGCACATTTAAGCCCCGTGGCGGCGAGTCGCTCATCATGCCCGACGAGCTGGAACCCGAACAGGCTACGGAAAGTGCGCTATACCTGGAAGACAAATGGGAAGTGAGCCCGCGGTTGTCCATTTCGGGCGGATTGCGCTGGTCGTTCTTCCAGTATCTGGGACCGAAAACGGTGAATACCTATCTGCCTGGTTTCCCGATCGATCACATTTATCAGGAAGGAGTGCAGGAATATAAATCGGGTAAAAAGATCAAGTCTTACGGAGGGCCGGAATACCGGGCGTCGGTGCGGTACAGCCTGTTCGATAACCTTTCGATTAAAGCGAGCTACAACACTCTGCGGCAGTATATTCACCTGCTGACGAACACCATGACGGTTTCGCCGACCGACATCTGGAAGCTCAGCGACCCGTACATCAAACCGCAGATCGGCGACCAGCTTTCACTGGGATTGTACCGGAATTTCAGGGGGAATAAAATAGAGGTTTCGCTGGAAGGTTACTATAAAAACATCCGGAACTTCCTTGATTACAAAGGCGGCGACTCGCTGATCATGAACCATAATATCGAAGCCGCGGTGATCAATACCAAAGCGAAAGCGTACGGAGTGGAATTCATGATCAAGAAAATGACCGGAAAGCTGAACGGCTGGGTGGGTTACACGTATGCGCGGACGCTGCTGCGCGCCGTCGACCGTGATTCGCCCGACGCGCCTAACGACGGTAATTTCTATCCGAGCAACTATGATAAACCGCACGATTTTACACTGATCTCGAATTACCGGTTCTCGCACCGTTTCAGCGTGTCGTTCAACTTTACGTACAGCACCGGCCGGCCCTACACGCCGCCGATCGGTAAGTACGTGATCGATGGCTCGCAAAGGGTCTATTATGCCGATCGTAACCAGTTTCGTATCCCCGATTATTACCGGACGGACGTAGCGATGAACATCGAAGGTAATCACCGGATCAAAAAACTGGCGCACAGCTCGTGGACACTCGCGGTTTACAACCTTTTCGGAAGGAAGAACCCGACGTCGGTTTATTTCCAGACGGTCGGTGGCCGGGTGAACGGCTATCAGCTTTCCATTTTCGGCCAGCCGATCCCGACGGTAACCTACAATTTCAGATTCTAA
- a CDS encoding OmpH family outer membrane protein: protein MKQKLMAILVVMTIITTPLLAQTTPAGGPTKIGYTNVDYIIGKLPEAKVMQNQLEVTKAQLDKAIGETYKEAQEKYEAYQKNGANMTDVIRADKEKELQSLSTRIEEMRANAQTSLQTKQQQLLEPILTKVNNAIQEVGKENGFLYILNMDAGAGTTPIILFAASEENNATNLILKKLGVDPDKVEAAAPAATTPAKPATTAPATTPAATPKKK from the coding sequence ATGAAACAAAAACTGATGGCTATTCTGGTCGTGATGACCATAATCACCACCCCTCTCTTAGCCCAGACTACCCCGGCAGGCGGGCCAACTAAAATCGGTTATACCAATGTTGACTATATAATCGGCAAATTGCCGGAAGCAAAAGTAATGCAAAACCAGCTGGAAGTAACCAAAGCACAGCTGGATAAGGCTATCGGGGAGACATACAAAGAGGCTCAGGAGAAATACGAAGCATATCAGAAAAACGGGGCGAACATGACGGACGTCATCCGTGCAGATAAAGAGAAAGAGCTGCAAAGCCTTTCTACCCGCATCGAGGAAATGCGTGCCAATGCACAAACCTCCCTGCAAACCAAGCAGCAGCAGTTACTGGAACCGATCCTTACAAAGGTGAATAACGCAATCCAGGAAGTAGGTAAGGAAAACGGCTTCCTGTATATCCTGAATATGGACGCAGGTGCCGGTACGACACCTATTATCCTGTTCGCCGCATCGGAAGAGAACAATGCGACGAACCTGATCCTGAAAAAACTGGGCGTTGACCCCGATAAAGTAGAAGCCGCGGCACCAGCTGCAACGACGCCGGCAAAACCTGCTACGACAGCGCCTGCTACTACTCCGGCGGCCACCCCAAAGAAAAAATAA
- a CDS encoding OmpH family outer membrane protein, whose protein sequence is MKNIFILLVLSILCSSALYAQKIGYTDMEFITSKMPEYQAAQTEMKKFSDKWAKEIQDKYAEIDRMQRAYMAEEILLTDELKRKRQNEIKEKELEAGEYNSKIFGVEGLMFQKKKELMKPVLEKVQRAVTKVCSQRRLDFMFDKSSDVGMLYTNPKHDYSDYVMEELGIDPKGNKAGTSDKNAKPEQPAQQQPATPAQNSPKQKSTTSKLK, encoded by the coding sequence ATGAAGAACATTTTTATTTTACTAGTTTTGTCAATTCTATGCAGTTCAGCACTATATGCCCAGAAGATCGGGTATACGGACATGGAATTCATCACCAGTAAAATGCCCGAATACCAGGCTGCGCAGACGGAGATGAAGAAGTTTTCCGACAAATGGGCGAAAGAAATCCAGGACAAGTACGCGGAAATCGATCGCATGCAGCGGGCCTACATGGCCGAGGAAATTCTCCTCACCGACGAACTAAAACGGAAGAGGCAGAACGAGATAAAGGAAAAGGAACTCGAAGCGGGCGAATACAACAGCAAGATATTCGGCGTGGAAGGGTTGATGTTCCAGAAGAAAAAGGAACTGATGAAGCCTGTGCTCGAAAAAGTACAGCGCGCGGTGACCAAGGTTTGCAGCCAGCGCAGGCTCGATTTTATGTTCGATAAATCCAGCGATGTGGGCATGCTTTACACCAATCCCAAGCACGACTATTCCGATTATGTAATGGAAGAGCTCGGTATTGATCCGAAAGGGAATAAGGCAGGTACCAGCGATAAGAATGCAAAGCCGGAACAGCCCGCACAGCAGCAACCGGCAACGCCTGCACAGAACTCACCAAAACAAAAAAGTACAACCAGTAAACTTAAATAA
- a CDS encoding lipoprotein signal peptidase, which yields MNQSRNPAPYLLFSVLLIGIDQASKLLVHKYMQPGFSGQIALIGDWLKLHYVLNPGMAFGMQLGHEYGKLFLTLFRLVAMVAIGGYMIHLARAGASKGLLWALAMILAGAVGNVIDSTFYGVLLGNAPYGSPTPWFHGQVIDMIFVDFWEGFIPDWVPIWGGQYYSTPIFNIADSCIFLGVCSILIFQGSFHSHAPEDGEREDGEKEEREEGDGGLHGPPSAETTVDTNPQNDTSTPTTTEEDENKKGEHLKLPLLWPCPMVNFRLWYMGQNP from the coding sequence ATGAACCAATCCAGAAACCCAGCCCCCTATTTACTTTTCAGCGTGCTCCTTATCGGGATAGATCAGGCTTCCAAACTTCTGGTTCATAAATACATGCAACCCGGATTTTCCGGCCAGATCGCGCTCATCGGGGATTGGTTGAAACTGCATTATGTATTGAATCCCGGCATGGCCTTCGGCATGCAGCTCGGGCATGAATATGGTAAATTGTTCCTGACATTGTTCCGGCTCGTGGCCATGGTTGCTATCGGCGGCTATATGATTCACCTCGCCAGAGCGGGTGCTTCCAAAGGCCTGCTTTGGGCATTGGCAATGATCCTCGCCGGCGCGGTAGGGAATGTAATCGATAGTACCTTCTATGGCGTACTGCTCGGAAATGCCCCTTATGGTTCTCCCACCCCGTGGTTTCACGGGCAGGTAATCGACATGATCTTCGTCGATTTCTGGGAAGGTTTCATTCCCGATTGGGTTCCAATCTGGGGCGGCCAATATTACTCCACGCCGATTTTCAACATTGCGGATTCCTGCATTTTTCTCGGTGTTTGCAGTATTCTGATATTCCAGGGGAGCTTCCATTCACACGCGCCGGAAGATGGAGAGAGGGAGGATGGAGAAAAGGAGGAAAGGGAAGAAGGAGATGGTGGTTTACATGGGCCTCCTTCTGCTGAAACGACGGTGGACACGAATCCGCAGAACGATACCTCGACACCCACTACTACGGAAGAGGACGAAAACAAAAAAGGAGAGCATTTAAAGCTCCCCTTATTGTGGCCATGCCCGATGGTTAATTTTCGTCTTTGGTATATGGGACAAAATCCTTGA